From a single Streptomyces sp. NBC_01264 genomic region:
- a CDS encoding tetratricopeptide repeat protein has protein sequence MATSPHSPNTPFRRLRGQHSPAEFAALVRRAAKEIGETVSCDARYIGRVESGEIRCPNYAYERVFLHMFPGRTLADLGFSPRETVRGRLAQREQAAPFSAFAQRPHPTGSPAPSRSKESDVLRRAFMAGGSATVAAATLSLTLLGAERAPLPSRAGESEAAAVEDAVRQIRLLDDRHGADALYRRAAEPLRTAYALLDAGATRQSTEDRLHAGAGELAISVGWLAHDSGRFDDARSHYAEALATARVSGDAGLEAHAFSNMAFLARDCGRPRESVRAAQAGRRAARSLGSPRLLSLLALREAGGWAGLSDRKACEEALTRAHTEFSRGEAGADPEWMSFFGEAELESLESRCWAALGEHARAARHARRAADLQDPHFARNVALYTAELADNLAHAGAPDEAAWAGGRVLELLEEVQSTRIQSMLAATARTLVPHQRSPRVGSFLAKHASA, from the coding sequence ATGGCGACGTCCCCCCACTCACCCAACACCCCCTTCCGGCGGCTGCGCGGTCAGCACTCCCCGGCCGAATTCGCCGCGTTGGTACGCAGGGCGGCGAAGGAAATCGGAGAAACGGTTTCCTGCGACGCCCGTTACATCGGCCGGGTCGAGTCCGGCGAGATCCGCTGCCCCAACTACGCCTACGAGCGGGTCTTCCTCCACATGTTCCCCGGCCGCACCCTGGCCGACCTGGGGTTCTCCCCGCGCGAGACGGTACGGGGACGGCTGGCGCAGCGCGAGCAGGCCGCGCCCTTCTCGGCCTTCGCCCAACGCCCCCACCCCACCGGCTCCCCCGCCCCTTCGCGTTCCAAGGAGAGCGACGTGCTGCGTCGCGCGTTCATGGCGGGGGGCTCCGCGACCGTCGCGGCCGCGACCCTCAGCCTCACCCTGCTCGGCGCAGAGCGAGCCCCCCTCCCCTCCCGCGCCGGCGAGTCCGAGGCGGCCGCCGTCGAGGACGCCGTACGCCAGATCCGGCTGCTGGACGACCGGCACGGCGCCGATGCCCTGTACCGGCGGGCCGCCGAACCCCTGCGCACCGCCTACGCGTTGCTCGACGCGGGGGCGACCCGGCAGTCCACCGAGGACCGGCTGCACGCGGGCGCGGGCGAGCTGGCCATCTCGGTGGGCTGGCTCGCGCACGACTCGGGCCGCTTCGACGACGCCCGCTCGCACTACGCGGAGGCGCTCGCCACGGCCCGGGTCTCCGGGGACGCCGGTCTGGAGGCGCACGCCTTCAGCAACATGGCGTTCCTCGCCCGGGACTGCGGGCGCCCCCGCGAATCGGTACGGGCGGCCCAGGCGGGCCGCCGCGCCGCCCGTTCGCTCGGTTCCCCGAGGCTGCTGTCGCTGCTCGCGCTGCGGGAGGCCGGCGGCTGGGCGGGGCTGTCCGACCGCAAGGCCTGCGAGGAGGCGCTGACCCGGGCGCACACGGAGTTCTCGCGCGGTGAGGCGGGGGCGGATCCGGAGTGGATGTCCTTCTTCGGCGAGGCCGAGCTGGAGTCCCTGGAGTCCCGCTGCTGGGCCGCGCTCGGCGAGCACGCCCGGGCCGCCCGCCACGCCCGCCGGGCGGCGGACCTCCAGGACCCGCACTTCGCCCGCAACGTCGCCCTCTACACGGCGGAGCTGGCCGACAACCTGGCCCACGCGGGCGCCCCCGACGAGGCCGCCTGGGCCGGCGGCCGGGTCCTGGAGCTGCTGGAGGAGGTCCAGTCGACCCGCATCCAGTCGATGCTGGCGGCAACGGCCCGCACCCTGGTCCCCCACCAGCGCTCCCCGCGCGTGGGCTCGTTCCTCGCCAAGCACGCTTCGGCCTGA
- a CDS encoding histidine phosphatase family protein codes for MAPRILLARHGQTAWSQLGKHTGRTDVPLLEEGKRGAKLLGERLARDPWASLRGLEVRTSPLVRASESCDLAGFGIQAEPWDALMEWDYGDYEGMTPAEIQAIRPGWLIWRDGVPGGESVADVSARADEVVTWARSAERDVLVFAHGHILRTLAARWLGFDASFGARIRLEPTSLSVLGWAYGAPALERWNDTGHLE; via the coding sequence ATGGCCCCCCGCATCCTCTTGGCCCGTCACGGCCAGACGGCGTGGTCCCAGCTCGGCAAGCACACCGGACGCACCGACGTGCCGCTGTTGGAGGAGGGGAAGCGCGGCGCGAAGCTGCTCGGCGAGCGCCTCGCCCGCGACCCGTGGGCGAGCCTGCGCGGGCTGGAGGTGCGCACCAGCCCCCTGGTCCGGGCGAGCGAGAGCTGTGACCTGGCCGGCTTCGGCATCCAGGCGGAGCCCTGGGACGCGCTGATGGAGTGGGACTACGGCGACTACGAGGGCATGACCCCGGCCGAGATCCAGGCGATCCGGCCCGGCTGGCTGATCTGGCGCGACGGCGTCCCGGGCGGTGAGTCCGTCGCGGACGTGTCGGCCCGCGCCGACGAGGTCGTCACCTGGGCCCGCTCGGCCGAACGCGACGTCCTCGTCTTCGCGCACGGCCACATCCTGCGCACCCTGGCCGCACGCTGGCTCGGCTTCGACGCCTCCTTCGGCGCCCGCATCCGCCTGGAGCCGACCTCCCTGTCCGTCCTGGGCTGGGCGTACGGGGCCCCCGCGCTGGAGCGCTGGAACGACACGGGGCACCTGGAGTAA